A single genomic interval of Schistocerca gregaria isolate iqSchGreg1 unplaced genomic scaffold, iqSchGreg1.2 ptg000400l, whole genome shotgun sequence harbors:
- the LOC126311254 gene encoding uncharacterized protein LOC126311254 translates to MAHQNNSKLNRRIFVKNLSPEITCKELEKNFSFSGPIESILLQRNCLNDKTLCAVITFKSCESLEAACLLNDMQLLDSRISVEPYLEPSPDNIQHHPASGNANISAPKKVLDPPHFTENDQPDNQDSKNIDKPNEIKCFFKTMISSFFVMLDEKLFNSNAEDDDMCKNKTKSPESKVQEVNEHDPSEKFRNIGETSELKKCNNNSIASSEESAFGKRLCAAVDHMFKHPYVSKGVSDLKRISKTFKEHSSAGLQCIANRVESMYECEYNESKSTKKGNEADNIYNRSNDNCTEPSNMQDFQFLSPRSMLLVSIES, encoded by the exons atggcgCATCAAAACAATTCTAAACTC AACAGACGAATTTTTGTTAAAAATCTCTCACCGGAGATTACATGCAAAGAGCTGGAAAAGAACTTTTCATTCAGTGGTCCGATAGAAAGTATCTTGCTTCAAAG GAATTGTCTAAACGATAAAACATTGTGTGCAGTAATCACATTCAAATCATGTGAGTCATTAGAAGCTGCTTGTTTGCTCAACGACATGCAACTTCTGGACAGTAGAATTTCTGTAGAACCTTATTTAGAGCCATCACCAGATAATATCCAGCATCATCCGGCCTCCGGTAATGCAAATATAAGTGCTCCTAAGAAAGTCTTAGATCCCCCTCACTTCACCGAAAACGACCAGCCCGATAACCAAGATTCTAAGAATATTGATAAACCAAACGAG ATAAAATGTTTTTTCAAAACTATGATATCCTCTTTTTTTGTTATGCTTGACGAAAAGCTCTTCAATTCGAACGCTGAAGACGACG ATATGTGCAAAAACAAGACAAAATCTCCCGAATCGAAGGTCCAAGAAGTTAATGAACATGATCCTTCTGAAAAATTCAGAAACATAGGCGAAACTTCAGAATTGAAGAAATGCAACAACAACAGTATTGCATCCAGTGAAGAATCAGCGTTTGGAAAAAGATTGTGCGCTGCAGTAGACCATATGTTTAAACATCCATATGTTTCGAAAGGGGTTTCTGATCTCAAAAGAATTAGCAAAACTTTCAAAGAGCATTCAAGTGCAGGATTACAATGCATTGCTAATAGAGTGGAATCAATGTACGAATGTGAATACAATGAATCTAAATCGACGAAAAAAGGAAACGAAGCCGATAACATTTACAATAGAAGCAATGATAACTGTACTGAACCATCAAATATGCAGGACTTTCAATTCCTTAGCCCCAGATCTATGCTTTTAGTATCAATCGAATCATAA
- the LOC126311208 gene encoding uncharacterized protein LOC126311208: MSHTEADAENAQPVTTQPRDQIPIIKFFKSKSLFQQLDATMRQLNTKEQVIISGLESTLSTVVSVAQKLKSLGCAEISEIKTEVIFNDDYLYKHKMSIVLTRTPNFSDVYEKRQMQAEETKQLKKQLAAARMESQEFFRSLTEQQGTEEVAQNS; the protein is encoded by the exons ATGAGCCATACTGAAGCGGATGCAGAAAATGCGCAACCCGTCACCACTCAACCCCGAGACCAAATTCCAATCATCAAATTTTTCAAATCTAAAAGTCTGTTTCAGCAATTGGATGCAACGATGCGGCAACTCAACACCAAAGAACAAGTTATCATCTCTGGATTAGAATCTA CGTTAAGCACTGTCGTTTCGGTTGCTCAAAAACTCAAAAGTCTTGGCTGTGCCGAGATTTCAG aaattaaGACGGAAGTTATCTTTAATGATGACTACCTCTACAAGCACAAAATGTCGATTGTTTTGACTCGTACTCCCAATTTCAGCGATGTATATGAAAAAAGACAAATGCAGGCCGAGGAAACGAAACAATTGAAAAAACAGCTAGCGGCAGCTCGCATGGAAAGTCAGGAATTTTTCAGGAGTCTTACCGAACAGCAAGGAACGGAGGAAGTGGCTCAAAATTCATAG
- the LOC126311200 gene encoding uncharacterized protein LOC126311200: MPSLANESPNFGNCLRDALDDGEHANGELPTKAAKAADDSPIRSVNARSDSASDKSMIDGLTLYDMHRLPRETIVDDRISTCQLSVLSPELTCYLCEGPFNRPYAAMECLHRFCFNCISKYIRVGKKECPKCHIKLASTRVMRPDVGLETIVKLFYPSQPYKASVDPCTEKKINATVERKSHNVSSSDGNTDSPWTPPPHSQTNNSHPLSQTRGGTPKKTPPASLSGTTHSNKGSTRESRRGRPPKLIKADFTPEKQNISTKESIKLLASLPECFLSPETSNLRSDDVEMAPVSSNNPDAKRINPGSDRSQASTAVKNYRGKKKDENKMTVALFPHPHLSNSSVNLSNFHVVAPIGTTVGHLNTLLSILNSKKYTIPDQQAETFKFVLTIGDDVLDKDLTIEKIYKQFFREVHSGISLHFYRENNSSVQIKNE; the protein is encoded by the exons ATGCCTTCGTTGGCAAATGAATCGCCAAATTTTGGTAACTGCCTACGAGATGCTTTGGATGATG GCGAACATGCGAACGGTGAACTTCCAACGAAGGCGGCTAAAGCGGCGGATGACTCACCTATTCGCTCGGTGAATGCTCGATCTGACTCTGCGTCCGACAAGTCTATGATTGACG GTCTCACATTGTATGATATGCATAGGCTACCTAGAGAAACTATAGTTGATGATAGAATATCGACTTGTCAACTGAGTGTATTATCTCCGGAACTTACCTGCTATCTCTGTGAGGGGCCGTTCAATCGCCCATATGCCGCGATGGAGTGCCTACATCGATTTTGTTTTAATTGTATATCAAAGTATATCAGGGTTGGAAAAAAGGAGTGTCCTAAATGTCATATAAAACTGGCATCAACTAGAGTTATGCGACCAGATGTTGGGCTCGAAACCATCGTTAAGTTATTCTATCCTTCCCAGCCTTACAAGGCATCCGTTGATCCATGTACTGAGAAGAAGATCAACGCCACAGTAGAGCGCAAGTCGCATAACGTTTCTTCATCAGATGGTAATACCGACTCGCCTTGGACGCCACCCCCTCATTCACAAACAAATAATAGCCATCCGTTGAGTCAAACAAGAGGAGGAACACCTAAAAAAACACCTCCAGCCTCTTTATCTGGAACAACACACTCTAACAAAGGGTCCACCAGAGAAAGTCGCAGAGGACGACCACCTAAACTTATCAAGGCAGACTTTACCCCTGAAAAGCAGAACATTTCAACGAAGGAGTCAATCAAACTTTTGGCATCACTTCCGGAATGCTTTCTGTCACCCGAGACCTCGAACTTAAGATCCGATGATGTTGAAATGGCCCCTGTCTCTTCCAACAATCCCGACGCGAAACGCATCAATCCGGGATCCGACCGGTCTCAAGCGTCTACTGCCGTAAAAAACTATCGAGGAAAGAAAAAGGATGAGAATAAAATGACCGTTGCTCTTTTTCCTCACCCACACTTGTCTAATTCATCAGTCAATCTTTCCAATTTTCATGTGGTTGCTCCCATCGGTACTACGGTAGGACATTTAAATACTCTACTGTCaatcttgaattcaaagaaatacaccATTCCAGACCAGCAGGCTGAAACTTTCAAATTCGTTCTCACTATCGGAGACGATGTACTAGACAAAGACTTGACCATTGaaaaaatttataaacaatttttcagAGAAGTTCATAGTGGCATTAGTCTGCATTTTTATAGAGAAAATAACTCCAGTGTACAGATCAAAAACGAATAA
- the LOC126311198 gene encoding tubulin beta chain-like, with the protein MREILHLQAGQAGNQIGQYFWQTISQEHGLDELGTFVGDSEVQRERIDVYYAEGSNGRYVPRSILVDLEPGTLDVIKASQQGNLFRPNNFIFGQSGAGNNWAKGHYTEGAELVENILDVVRKEVEACDALQGFQICHSLGGGTGSGMGTLLVSKIREEYNDRMLCTFSIVPSPTVSDTVVEPYNATLSTHELVELVDEVFCIDNQALYEICSRTLKIPSPSYADLNGLVSQVMSGITCSLRFPGQLNADLRKLAVNLIPFPRLHFFLVGFAPLSSRNSVDYQMSSVPELVSQMFDRKNMMAACDPTQGKYLTASAMFRGEMSTKEVDDQMFLVQCKNAPYFVEWIPNNIKSSVTDIPPVGLKMSATFIGNNTSIQTLFKRISGQFTAMFRRKAFLHWYIGEGMEELEFTEAESNMNDLISEYHQYETATRDDDQEIEHADDFNRYDQLAAHSAEQEPIE; encoded by the exons ATGCGTGAAATATTGCATTTACAAGCTGGCCAGGCAGG GAACCAAATAGGTCAATACTTTTGGCAAACAATATCCCAGGAACATGGACTAGACGAG CTTGGCACCTTTGTTGGCGACTCGGAAGTTCAACGCGAACGTATAGATGTGTATTATGCGGAGGGGTCAAATGGAAGATATGTCCCACGTTCTATTTTGGTTGACTTAG AGCCTGGAACACTGGACGTCATCAAGGCCTCCCAACAAGGGAATCTCTTCCGTCCAAACAATTTTATTTTTGGCCAGTCTGGAGCAG GTAATAACTGGGCTAAAGGGCACTACACAGAGGGGGCAGAGTTGGTAGAAAACATCCTGGACGTTGTTCGCAAAGAAGTTGAAGCCTGTGACGCGCTTCAGGGCTTTCAGATCTGCCATTCCCTCGGAGGTGGAACTGGCTCAGGCATGGGCACTCTGCTAGTCTCAAAAATTCGAGAAGAATACAATGACAGGATGTTATGCACATTTTCGATAGTTCCGTCTCCGACCGTATCTGATACAGTAGTAGAGCCCTATAATGCTACTCTTTCGACTCACGAGTTAGTCGAACTCGTGGATGAGGTGTTTTGTATTGACAACCAGGCGTTGTACGAAATTTGTTCTAGAACACTGAAAATTCCCTCCCCATCATACGCGGATCTCAACGGCTTAGTTTCACAAGTGATGTCAGGCATCACCTGCTCTCTACGATTCCCAGGGCAGCTGAATGCCGATCTCCGAAAATTGGCGGTCAATCTTATTCCTTTCCCTCGCCTCCACTTTTTCCTAGTCGGATTTGCGCCTCTCTCGTCTCGAAATAGCGTGGACTACCAGATGTCATCCGTCCCGGAGCTGGTGTCCCAAATGTTTGATAGAAAAAATATGATGGCGGCCTGCGACCCAACTCAAGGCAAATACCTAACGGCGTCAGCGATGTTCCGCGGCGAGATGTCCACCAAGGAAGTGGATGATCAAATGTTCCTCGTTCAGTGCAAAAATGCACCCTATTTTGTCGAGTGGATCCCCAATAACATCAAGTCATCTGTAACAGATATCCCACCAGTCGGCCTCAAAATGTCGGCCACCTTTATCGGCAACAACACCTCTATACAAACTTTGTTCAAGCGCATCTCGGGACAATTTACCGCCATGTTCCGTCGCAAGGCATTCCTTCATTGGTACATTggagagggaatggaagaactggaGTTTACCGAGGCCGAGAGTAACATGAACGACCTAATATCTGAGTACCATCAGTACGAAACTGCCACGAGGGACGATGACCAGGAAATTGAACACGCCGACGATTTTAATAGATATGACCAATTGGCAGCGCATTCTGCAGAACAAGAACCAATTGAATAA
- the LOC126311192 gene encoding 2-hydroxyacid dehydrogenase homolog — protein MAFQHDTDIVTYLKNFSLFSTIGAEYSKLVLDNVEVKTAEKGTVLQEIGQVQDQMIIVQEGKIEKTTRDGGYKYVLEFGDISGSLHFFFKDLAASRLVVLEDAKYMMLKTEKFTELCQEHPGLSMSFMRFLAITARERSNLLHHIAFRRKQNKNRIAFFDTKQYMKDAFELFKRENNLEYEIIWIKERLDMTTVPLAAGCLIVCVFVNDLVDKSVLGELKKNGTGLVALRCAGFDNVDLKAADEYDISVTRVPSYSPYAVAEFAASLLMACNRKIHKSYKRNQDYDFELDGLTGFDMYNKTVGVVGTGKIGLCMISIMRGFGCKVVCYDVYHNPELEKFPEVQYIDTVEELCSQCDVISLHVPLLDSTRYMINQNLLSKCKDGVVIINTSRGELIDSKALMDSLDSGKVGAAGLDVYEHEKGIFFENWSAKGINDPILTNLIGRHNVVVTSHQAFLTKEALYQISRSVYNSCDEFVGGKMKEQLTDYVKA, from the exons ATGGCTTTCCAACACGACACAGACATCGTCACCTACCTCAAAAATTTCAGTCTGTTCAGCACCATTGGTGCGGAATACTCCAAACTCGTTCTAGACAATGTAGAGGTAAAGACTGCCGAGAAGGGCACTGTGTTGCAGGAGATAG GACAGGTTCAGGACCAAATGATAATTGTTCAGGAAGGTAAGATCGAGAAAACCACTCGGGATGGTGGTTACAAATACGTGTTGGAATTTGGCGATATTTCTGGCTCGTTGCACTTTTTCTTTAAAGACTTGGCAGCTTCTCGACTAGTGGTTCTGGAAGATGCTAAGTACATGATGCTGAAGACGGAAAAGTTCACGGAGCTTTGTCAGGAGCACCCGGGATTGAGTATGAGCTTCATGAGGTTTCTGGCCATAACGGCCAGGGAGCGTTCGAATTTACTTCATCATATTGCTTTTCGCCGCAAGCAAAACAAGAACAGAATCGCTTTCTTCGACACGAAGCAGTATATGAAGGACGCGTTTGAATTGTTCAAACGAGAAAACAACCTAGAATACGAGATTATATGGATCAAGGAGAGACTTGACATGACAACCGTCCCTCTGGCCGCGGGCTGCCTAATTGTGTGCGTGTTCGTTAACGACCTAGTAGACAAATCGGTTCTCGGGGAACTGAAGAAGAATGGTACCGGACTCGTCGCACTGAGGTGCGCCGGCTTTGACAACGTCGACTTGAAGGCGGCAGACGAGTACGATATCTCGGTAACTCGCGTCCCGAGCTACTCGCCGTATGCGGTGGCCGAGTTCGCCGCGTCCTTGCTCATGGCCTGCAACCGAAAAATACACAAAAGCTACAAACGAAACCAAGACTACGACTTTGAGTTGGACGGCCTAACCGGGTTTGACATGTACAACAAGACGGTGGGGGTGGTCGGTACCGGCAAAATTGGGTTGTGTATGATATCGATCATGCGCGGATTCGGGTGCAAGGTGGTCTGCTACGACGTCTATCACAACCCGGAGCTGGAAAAGTTCCCAGAAGTTCAGTACATCGACACCGTCGAAGAGCTATGTTCTCAGTGCGATGTCATTTCACTCCACGTGCCGTTGTTGGACTCGACCCGGTACATGATCAACCAAAACTTACTGTCCAAGTGCAAAGACGGCGTGGTAATCATCAACACCTCTAGAGGCGAACTGATAGACTCAAAAGCCCTCATGGACAGCTTGGACTCCGGCAAGGTGGGCGCCGCTGGTCTGGATGTTTACGAACACGAGAAAGGCATTTTTTTCGAAAACTGGTCGGCGAAAGGCATAAACGACCCCATACTCACGAACCTGATCGGCCGTCACAACGTAGTCGTCACGTCACACCAGGCCTTTTTGACCAAAGAAGCCCTCTACCAGATTTCGAGGTCTGTGTACAATAGCTGCGACGAGTTCGTCGGCGGGAAGATGAAAGAGCAGCTGACTGACTATGTAAAGGCCTGA
- the LOC126311195 gene encoding malonate-semialdehyde dehydrogenase 1-like, whose amino-acid sequence MELTKVDNWIGGCFVPPKSKEYLSLGCPHSGVIFGSVALSNGEDVEVAVLCAKKVQVSWMERTTKARAEVLFKMRELVGANQQRLVMCIANEHGKTPFEAEAEVLKSIEILGYACSAPQLISGKIQAVSKGVTCFERRDPVGIVASIVPFNFPMMVPFWTVPLALVTGNCVILKPSEKAPQTMKLVAEIFKKAGVPDGVFQIVNGSKNAVEAICDHPDITLVTFVGTSRVAEMVTHRCRLLNKHVLALGGAKNFLVAAQDCHVELTSSNVVSSFTGCTGQRCMAASALIIIGDQAQLLDLIVRKASMLRPKNKQDGVYDKDAIGPVIDGASKHKIISYIDQAEQNGSQILLDGREWYKASITSEYGEGGYWVGPTVILHASSDEPAIQEEIFGPVLSVVKVSTFEEAISIQKSSIYGNAACIYTSSGEVAEWFASRFEAGMIGINVGVPVPSEPFSFGGMKMSKFGELDITGEQAIDLFTVKKKISVRWSQ is encoded by the exons ATGGAACTGACGAAAGTTGACAATTGGATTGGTGGGTGCTTCGTGCCTCCAAAGTCCAAAGAGTACCTGTCTCTGGGATGCCCGCACTCTGGAGTGATTTTCGGCTCTGTCGCCCTTTCCAACGGCGAGGACGTCGAAGTCGCGGTGCTCTGCGCCAAGAAGGTTCAGGTCTCGTGGATGGAGAGGACCACCAAGGCAAGAGCAGAAGTGCTGTTCAAAATGCGCGAGTTGGTCGGCGCCAACCAGCAAAGACTGGTGATGTGCATCGCGAACGAACACGGAAAGACGCCTTTTGAAGCGGAAGCGGAGGTCCTGAAATCCATCGAAATACTCGGATACGCTTGCAGTGCGCCTCAACTGATTTCTGGAAAAATACAGGCGGTTTCAAAAGGGGTGACTTGCTTCGAAAGAAGAGACCCGGTGG GAATTGTTGCCAGCATCGTTCCGTTTAACTTTCCTATGATGG TTCCCTTTTGGACAG TCCCGCTCGCCCTGGTCACAGGAAACTGCGTCATCCTGAAGCCCTCGGAAAAGGCCCCGCAAACTATGAAATTAGTCGCCGAAATCTTCAAAAAAGCTGGTGTTCCCGACGGCGTTTTTCAGATCGTCAACGGCTCTAAAAATGCAGTGGAGGCCATTTGCGACCACCCGGACATAACCCTCGTCACGTTCGTAGGAACGAGCAGAGTGGCGGAAATGGTTACGCACAGGTGCCGCCTGCTCAATAAACACGTGTTGGCACTGGGCGGAGCCAAAAACTTCTTGGTGGCAGCCCAAGACTGCCACGTAGAATTGACATCTTCTAACGTTGTGTCGTCCTTCACCGGGTGCACCGGCCAGCGCTGCATGGCAGCGAGCGCCCTGATCATCATTGGGGACCAGGCGCAGCTGCTGGACCTCATCGTCCGCAAGGCCTCGATGCTAAGGCCAAAAAACAAACAAGATGGCGTCTACGACAAAGACGCAATCGGACCTGTGATTGACGGCGCAAGCAAGCACAAAATCATATCCTACATCGATCAAGCGGAACAAAACGGTTCTCAGAtccttctggacggccgagaatggTACAAAGCATCGATAACTTCGGAGTACGGAGAGGGCGGTTACTGGGTAGGTCCGACCGTTATTCTTCACGCATCCTCAGATGAGCCCGCAATACAAGAGGAGATCTTCGGCCCCGTCCTGAGCGTAGTAAAGGTAAGCACGTTCGAGGAAGCCATATCCATTCAAAAAAGCTCGATCTATGGGAACGCAGCGTGTATTTACACGAGTAGTGGAGAAGTGGCAGAGTGGTTTGCAAGCAGGTTCGAGGCTGGAATGATCGGCATCAATGTCGGCGTGCCAGTGCCCAGCGAGCCATTTTCATTCGGAGGAATGAAAATGAGCAAATTTGGGGAACTGGACATCACCGG cgaGCAAGCTATTGATTTATTTACCGTAAAAAAGAAAATTTCAGTCAGGTGGAGCCAGTAA
- the LOC126311186 gene encoding dynamin-like protein A, which yields MVTDRVNLISLHRAIELTFLKAFFFKGYSQYFNNYKSCLQTISRLRDTNSKFASFLKEHEIIDGHIIPLEQYMITPVQRITRYELLLQNMVANTWKTHKDYDALVQALNHIAKANDQVNEMKRLRENYDKLIEIYNQLRVGKKCNWDKIMLMKYSSKRRFLREGNVFQHTAKNQSVKFFCILFEDLILWTKPKKSMLVLKYCTLLENVKIDLRSEYSQQWDYIYTIHIKTPSEHLIIRGETDTETLDWNKDLRRCSSQVASTSRDANPQTVQSVAHGSEKKGHDVAEEAAASEMPQDATSEDPRRPRVMRARLGLTGLRLLEDYRNSFNFQTQLELKRIRDWQSMPDSGELDEYQISNEEINRIIDMYPESIYETYFDLQKLLLEFDIGFEVPHLLIIGLAGGGKTSLLDVLLDISLPQENLKRPLYIHTFNNKKYTDEPLLTILKDLKLDPPVLKNVTVSKSELKNELLRRATEDYSENPIHLRYEHARILNAVLVDTPGLDVHQFYDEEGTSENNSHSTSKPTVRRICYNLAKQPKFQLLFVEECKSKNLMSAIEDLTSVVDPTLNRSFFVYSKFYHKLRDFYCTADLNSYLSSLVSAAPAFFVTLPSFCSSSATDTGSQQKRIAQAYLRDLEALHLLQYDTRYDKNIGVYNLKFFFMVWQNKFSIRQFSGSLNEIAELEASTLDKYKQVQESRKLLNLPELRSLSNSLAYHFAQLLQNAWKNTSIINSQIYGQTLEDEEYQQDYRCRHWITGQNNLIFLSDKALSKIRYKNCRLYGLPQLRRLLAVFHAVVRQLDVGHVDMERIHLFIKQNRCFYANDYFDVLYDIAHERVKHALSTLLRPFCKRIVGIFRRLGFIAYHLVSDKNLAPHKEYRNFQTLINHVYATYNYQIAQFELQCLSNLQNLFTERIKLNYLDYLDDLLLSDANTEDTTKANLNLISRLFVDISERFCDNINSACCLTLAPNTLKSLSRDILNHVSELTNAQIEQIFCLNLLLEPLDTKQRALEKSLRRIRQLRSEFSAQYKMFQSCSETYSKSSLSIKYQVCHQSTDSELQKGAD from the coding sequence ATGGTTACTGATCGAGTTAATCTTATCTCTCTGCACAGAGCAATTGAGCTTACTTTTCTTAAGGCTTTTTTTTTCAAAGGCTATTCTCAATACTTCAACAATTACAAGAGCTGTTTGCAAACCATTTCGAGGCTGAGAGACACCAATTCTAAGTTCGCGTCGTTTTTGAAGGAGCACGAAATCATTGACGGGCATATCATTCCGCTCGAACAGTACATGATTACGCCCGTACAGCGCATTACTCGCTACGAGTTGCTTCTGCAAAATATGGTCGCGAACACGTGGAAAACTCACAAGGACTACGACGCGCTGGTGCAGGCGTTGAATCACATCGCAAAAGCCAATGATCAAGTTAACGAGATGAAGAGACTCCGCGAAAACTATGACAAGCTGATAGAGATTTATAATCAGCTCAGAGTTGGAAAGAAGTGCAACTGGGACAAAATCATGCTCATGAAGTACAGCAGTAAGCGGAGGTTTTTGCGCGAAGGCAACGTCTTTCAACATACAGCCAAAAATCAGTCGGTGAAGTTCTTTTGCATCTTGTTCGAAGACTTGATTCTTTGGACCAAACCGAAGAAGTCCATGTTGGTGCTGAAATATTGTACTCTTTTGGAAAACGTGAAAATAGATTTGAGGTCTGAATACAGCCAACAGTGGGACTATATTTACACAATTCACATAAAGACGCCGTCTGAACACCTAATTATTCGAGGCGAAACGGACACAGAAACGCTTGATTGGAACAAAGACCTAAGACGTTGTTCGAGTCAAGTCGCCAGTACGTCGCGGGACGCCAACCCCCAAACCGTTCAAAGCGTCGCGCACGGCTCTGAGAAGAAGGGCCATGATGTGGCTGAGGAGGCCGCGGCTTCGGAGATGCCTCAAGACGCCACGTCTGAAGATCCTCGCAGACCTCGCGTGATGCGTGCTCGATTGGGATTGACTGGACTGCGTCTTTTAGAGGATTACAGAAATTCGTTTAACTTTCAAACTCAATTGGAGCTGAAGCGCATTCGAGACTGGCAGTCCATGCCGGACTCTGGCGAACTCGACGAGTATCAGATCTCAAATGAAGAGATAAACCGTATCATAGACATGTATCCAGAATCAATATATGAGACCTATTTCGACCTTCAGAAGCTGTTGTTGGAGTTCGATATAGGCTTTGAAGTGCCTCACCTCCTGATAATAGGTCTAGCAGGCGGAGGAAAAACATCTCTCCTCGACGTGTTACTGGATATCTCTTTGCCGCAGGAAAACCTCAAACGCCCTCTGTATATTCATACCTTCAACAACAAGAAATACACAGACGAGCCCCTCCTTACCATACTGAAGGACCTCAAGTTGGACCCTCCTGTTTTAAAGAACGTAACCGTGAGTAAATCCGAGCTCAAAAATGAACTTTTGCGTCGTGCTACCGAGgactacagtgaaaatccgattcACCTCCGCTACGAACATGCCCGAATTTTGAACGCTGTGCTGGTCGATACTCCCGGGCTGGACGTCCATCAGTTCTATGACGAAGAAGGCACCTCCGAGAACAACAGCCATTCAACCTCGAAGCCAACCGTTCGCAGAATCTGCTACAACCTAGCCAAGCAACCCAAATTCCAGCTTCTCTTCGTAGAGGAATGCAAAAGTAAGAATTTGATGAGTGCCATAGAAGACTTGACATCGGTCGTCGATCCAACATTGAATCGCAGTTTTTTTGTCTATTCGAAATTTTATCACAAACTTCGTGATTTTTATTGCACAGCCGACCTGAACTCGTATCTTAGCTCCCTTGTTTCTGCCGCCCCCGCTTTTTTCGTAACACTGCCGTCTTTTTGCTCCTCCTCCGCTACAGACACCGGTTCCCAACAAAAACGAATTGCTCAAGCCTACTTGCGCGACTTGGAGGCGCTTCACCTCTTACAGTACGACACTCGATACGACAAAAATATCGGTGTTTACaacctgaaatttttttttatggtCTGGCAAAATAAATTTTCGATTCGACAATTTTCGGGTTCTCTAAACGAAATAGCCGAGTTGGAAGCCTCCACCCTCGACAAGTACAAGCAAGTGCAGGAATCGAGGAAGCTCTTGAACCTACCTGAGCTGCGTTCTTTGAGCAATTCACTCGCCTACCACTTCGCGCAACTCTTGCAAAATGCGTGGAAAAACACTAGCATCATTAACTCCCAAATTTATGGACAGACCTTAGAAGACGAGGAGTATCAACAAGACTACAGGTGTCGCCATTGGATAACTGGCCAAAATAACCTGATTTTCCTCAGCGACAAAGCGTTAAGCAAGATTCGTTACAAAAACTGCAGGCTATACGGACTGCCTCAACTCCGTCGACTTCTCGCTGTTTTTCACGCCGTCGTTCGCCAGTTGGACGTGGGCCATGTCGACATGGAAAGAATTCATCTGTTCATCAAGCAGAACCGCTGCTTCTACGCCAACGACTATTTCGACGTATTGTACGATATCGCACACGAACGCGTGAAACATGCGCTCTCTACTCTTTTGAGGCCCTTTTGCAAGCGTATCGTCGGCATTTTTCGCAGACTAGGTTTCATTGCCTATCACCTCGTTTCCGACAAGAATTTGGCTCCTCACAAAGAGTACCGAAACTTTCAGACGCTCATTAATCACGTCTACGCTACCTACAACTATCAAATTGCGCAATTTGAACTTCAGTGCCTATCCAATCTGCAGAACTTATTCACCGAACGAATCAAGCTCAACTACCTGGACTACCTAGACGACCTCCTGCTTTCCGATGCAAACACCGAAGACACAACGAAGGCCAACCTAAACCTCATTTCCAGACTCTTTGTCGATATTTCCGAGCGGTTTTGCGACAATATCAACTCTGCCTGCTGCCTCACTCTGGCGCCTAATACACTGAAGTCGCTCTCTCGGGACATTCTGAACCACGTGTCTGAGCTCACCAACGCACAGATCGAACAAATTTTTTGTCTGAATCTGCTCTTGGAGCCCTTGGACACAAAGCAACGCGCTCTTGAAAAGTCTTTACGAAGAATTCGGCAGCTTCGCTCGGAGTTCAGCGCGCAATACAAAATGTTTCAATCTTGCTCCGAGACCTATTCCAAATCGAGCCTTTCTATCAAGTACCAGGTTTGTCACCAAAGTACCGACTCGGAGCTCCAAAAGGGTGCCGATTGA